In the genome of Lycorma delicatula isolate Av1 chromosome 8, ASM4794821v1, whole genome shotgun sequence, one region contains:
- the klu gene encoding zinc finger protein klumpfuss codes for MTMGDTMRVEPQRHEDHPLVTNNNNHHHTHQKKKRRRLSQVVDKLVTLNNNVVHHQNNNNDSGKTSMLSGRQEEMGGEVFNCPVSEDDDVEDVFSPASSNKSPHSSNTDSPKISFSPLRLKDSSVEEDTAVPPPAGCTCAHCLPYPSSPASPLPAPVYNFEHYITTKYLPDLIRRRSHSDSDLPVWFEAAKTDPLERGSSGVLMRQPAPKSAPHPLRHTSLESERSTPQDSPLDLSMKTGLREPPLQLFPSGFLPAWGAVSVPVVKGDVASPTTKESVAVWYNLEVSPVVEEMPPGSDVAYVCPVCGQMFSLHDRLAKHMASRHKSRAQTGDSTAKAYLCEVCKRSFARSDMLTRHMRLHTGIKPYTCLVCKQVFSRSDHLSTHQRTHTGEKPYKCPQCPYAACRRDMITRHMRTHTRYEPGEEPPDQPSITPPYTNLTPPTE; via the coding sequence ATGACCATGGGGGATACGATGCGGGTAGAGCCCCAGCGCCATGAGGATCACCCGCTGGTGACcaacaataataatcatcatcatacccatcaaaagaaaaaaagaaggagatTAAGCCAAGTAGTGGACAAGTTGGTCACACTCAATAACAACGTGGTCCACCATCAAAACAATAATAACGATAGTGGAAAAACGTCGATGTTAAGCGGCCGCCAAGAAGAAATGGGGGGCGAGGTATTTAACTGCCCCGTATCAGAAGATGACGACGTCGAAGACGTCTTCAGCCCCGCCTCCTCCAATAAGTCGCCTCATAGTTCCAATACGGATTCACCTAAAATAAGTTTCAGTCCTCTTAGATTGAAAGATAGTAGTGTTGAAGAAGATACAGCGGTACCGCCACCGGCAGGATGCACTTGTGCGCATTGTTTGCCGTATCCTAGCTCACCGGCCTCGCCTCTACCCGCTCCGGTTTACAATTTTGAACACTACATTACGACCAAGTACCTGCCAGATCTTATAAGGAGGCGTAGTCATTCGGATTCCGATTTACCGGTTTGGTTTGAAGCCGCGAAAACCGATCCGTTAGAAAGAGGAAGTAGTGGTGTTTTAATGAGACAACCCGCACCTAAATCAGCACCGCATCCGCTCAGGCATACCTCACTAGAATCGGAACGTTCGACGCCGCAAGACTCACCACTCGATTTATCTATGAAAACCGGGTTGAGGGAGCCACCTTTACAATTATTCCCTTCAGGATTTTTACCCGCGTGGGGTGCCGTCTCAGTGCCAGTAGTTAAAGGAGATGTAGCATCGCCTACGACGAAGGAAAGCGTAGCGGTGTGGTACAATCTGGAAGTATCACCGGTCGTAGAAGAGATGCCTCCAGGTTCTGATGTAGCTTATGTGTGCCCGGTGTGTGGACAGATGTTCAGTTTACACGATCGTCTCGCTAAACATATGGCATCGCGACATAAGAGTCGAGCACAAACAGGTGATTCGACCGCAAAAGCGTATCTTTGTGAAGTGTGTAAACGTTCATTCGCTAGAAGCGATATGTTGACACGTCATATGAGATTGCATACAGGTATTAAACCATATACCTGTTTAGTTTGTAAACAAGTATTCTCTCGTTCTGATCATCTCTCAACACATCAAAGAACGCATACGGGTGAAAAACCGTACAAATGTCCGCAGTGCCCTTACGCCGCTTGCCGAAGAGATATGATTACAAGGCACATGAGGACTCATACACGTTATGAACCGGGGGAAGAACCCCCCGATCAACCTTCCATAACTCCACCATATACTAATTTAACACCACCCACagaataa